The sequence TTTATTTCTTGCATTACTAGCTCCTTTAATGAATTGCTTAGTATTGCAAAAAACTAGCAATGATATTTCAGGCAGATTTCAGGGAACTATAAAACTGTGTTCAGTTTATCAGTTTGTATAGGAATATCTTGCCATGACACAATCACCTATTAATGACACTTCAAACCAAAATCTTAATGTACGATTAGAACGCGATGTATTTCTTCGTACCTTAGTTAGAGAACTCTCTGGAACTTTAGAGAACGTAGTTGGTTTAGAGGAAGCTTCAGGGTTTATTAGCGTAGTAGGGCAAACAATGGGTAGAGAAATAGATGAAGAATATAAATCTGCCCTTCAAGTAAATAGTCTTTCTCGTAAACAAGTTGCGAAGGTTCTAGTTGACTTAAAAAAACGCATTCAAGGGGATTTTTACATTCTTGAAGAAAGCGACGAAAAAATAGTTTTTGGAAACCGTGTTTGTCCATTTGCGGAAAAAGTTATTAATCGTCCTTCGATGTGTATGATGACTTCCAATGTTTTCGGTTCTATTGCGGCTGAAAATTTGGGTTACGCAAAAGTTGAATTACAAGAAACTATTGCTCGGGGTGATTCTGGATGTAGAGTTGTGGTTTACTTAGAACTTACTGAAGAATCTGAAGACGCTCAAGGTAGAGAATATTTTAAATAGCGGCATTGCTGAATTGAAATATGAACTTGTTTTTATTGTATTTACTAGCCCCCTAAATCCGGCAATTATGGGGGAATTTATATGATTTTTCTCCCCTAAAATTGAGGGGCAAATCATACTGTTAATCAGCAACGCCTAAATAGCTATAGCACTTAATTGCTTTTACTGTGTAAGAGTAAAGCTATCACTATAAAGCCAAACTCCGTTAACTAAATTCAGTTTACCTTCATAAAGAAATAGTATGAAATCTTAATGCTTTAACATGTCTGCCAGAATATACATCTTGCTCGTAGCAGCTAGCGAGCAAGATATTCGCAACATTAAAATCAGATTGTTATATCAACTTTTCACTATTATTTTAAGTAATTTTAAACAATTACTTATTACTCATTACATATTTCACAGATGTAAGCAACAAATTTAATTGCGATTAATATTTTATGAATCCCGAAGAATTTCTGACAATTGCAAGAGTTTTACCAGAGCCTTTACTTCTTATAAACACTCAGGGAGATATTTTATCAACAAACCACGCTTTAGCAAAAATTCTTAACTATAAAAGAAGTGAATTACGGAATAAATTGCTGACAGATTTAACCTTAGAATCATCAGATGAAATCATAAGATACCTGCAAGCTTGTTCTAAGAGTCGGCAAATGATTGTTACTTCTCTAAATTTTTGTATAAATAATGGAGAAACTTTGTCTTGTCGTTGTGAAGGTGCAGTGATTCAACCATCATCATCTTCTCATCCTGCTATAATCCTCTTACGTTTAGAAAATCTTGCTTCTGCAAATAATCAATTTACTACACTTAACGATAAAATACAAAAATTAATTGCAGAAGTCCGTAAACGCAAACAAGTAGAAACTACTTTACGAAAATCAGAATTAGATTTACGAAAAAAAGCAGAAAATTTAGAAGAAACTCTTAAAAAACTTAAACTTACCCAGTTAAAACTAATTCAAAGCGAAAAAATGTCTTCTCTCGGACAAATGGTTGCAGGTGTAGCTCACGAAATCAATAATCCAGTCAGCTTTGTATATAGTAATCTTGTTCCTGCCTGCGAATACGCTCAAGATTTAATTAAAATTATCGAACTCTATCAACAACATTATCCAGAGCCAGTAGAAGAAATTCAAGAAGAAATCGAAGCTGTTGAACTAGATTTTCTCAAAGAAGATTTTGTGAAATTGCTTGATTCGATGCAAAATGGAACCGAAAGAATTAAAGAGATAGTTTTATCGCTGCGAAATTTCTCCCGACTTGATGAATCAGAATTTAAACAAGTAGATATCCATGAAGGTATTGATAGTACCTTACTAATTTTACAAAATCGTTTTAAATCGAAACCCGAACATCCCGAAATTGCAATCATTAAACAATATTCTTCCCTACCAAAAGTTGATTGTTATGCCGGACAATTAAATCAGGTGTTCATGAATATTCTGGTGAATGCAATTGATGCATTAGAAGATAAAATTAATAAAATTGAAAATATAAATAAAACTTTTAATCCTCAAATTAAAGTTTCTACAGAATTATTTGATAATCAAAATATTGTTATTCGCATTGCTAATAATGGTTCGGGAATCCCGCCAAATGTTCAATCGAAATTATTCGATCCCTTCTTTACAACTAAAAAAGTTGGTAAAGGTACGGGATTGGGTTTATCTATTAGCTATAAAATTATAGTAGATAAACATCACGGGAAATTATCTTGTGAATCTTCCGATGAAGGTACAGAATTTATTATTGAAATTCCGATTAATCAAAAATAATCATTTTATCGCAGTTTTCGGTTGAGCCGGATAAATTTAAAACCTCACCCTTGTTAAGCAGAGGGATGGATGATATCTTCTCCGATATTTTGGGGAATTATAAAACTGTATCTACCAATTGACTGAAAACAGCATCACCATGACAAAATCTTTAGTTACTGAAACTTCAATGAGTTCTCTTGATGTTTCTTTAGAAAGTAACTTATTTTTGCGTACTTTATTTCGAGAATTATCAGGAACTTTACAAAAAGTAGTTGGTTTAGAAGAAGCTTCGGGGTTAATCAGCGTAGTTGGTAAATCTATGGGTAGAGAGATTGATCGAAAATATAAATCTGCCCTACAAGTGTATAATCTTTCTCGCGAGCAAGTTGCCGAAGTTTTAGTGGATTTAAAAAACAGGATTCAAGGCGATTTTTATATTATTGAACAAACCGATGAAAAAATAGTTTTTGGCAATCGTGTATGCCCATTTGGGGATAATATTAAAAATCGTCCTTCAATGTGCATGATGACTTCTAACCTTTTTGGTTCCATCGCTGCTGAAAATCTTGGTTATGCAAAAGTAGAACTCCAAGAAACTATCGCTAAGGGCAATCCAGGATGTAGGGTTGTGGTTTACTTAAGACTTACAAAAGAAGCTGAGAATGCCCCCGGTAGAGAATATTTTAAGTAATCAATCAAAAGTTTCTTGATTTGCGTTTCGCAATTTACAGAATCCTTCCTTAAATACATCGTAAAAATCTAAAAATTGAGAAACCCGGTTTTTCAAAAAAACCGGGTTTCTGTTTTCAGCTAAAACCCAAATTATCGCTTAAATCATTACCGCTTGCTTTCGCAGACTTTTTACCGTAGAGATAAAGTGTTCGGCAACTCGATTAATTTCTTCCTCTGTATTAAATCTTCCGATACCAAAACGAACGGAAGCATAAGCTAGCTTTTCCGAATGTCCCAATGCTGTTAAAACGTGGGAAGGTGCGGTATTTGTTGACGAGCAAGCCGAGCCAGAGGAAACTGCCATGATTGGCTGCAATCCCAATAATAATGCCGAGCCGTCAACTCCCTCAATGCTTAGATTTAGGTTCCCTGCTAATCTTTGGGTGGGATGCCCGTTGAGATAGACTCCTTCTAACTGAGAAATCTGTTCCCACAAGTTTTGTCTGAGTTGAGCAATAAATTTATTTTCTTTAACTTGATTTTTTAAAGCAATTTCCACAGCTTTGCCAAATCCCACGATTTGCGGTGTATACAATGTTCCAGAGCGTATACCCCGCTCCTGACCGCCACCGTGTTGCTGGGGAGCTAAAACCACCCTGGGTTTGCGGCGACGCACGTACAAAGCACCGATACCTTTTGGTCCGTAGACTTTATGTGCTGTTAAAGACATTAAGTCGATATTCATTGCTTGTACGTCCAAAGGTATTTTACCAATAGCCTGAGCGCTATCTGAATGGAAAATAATATTACTTTCGCCTTTGCTGCGATCGCGACATATGGCACCAATTTCTGCAAGCGGTTGTAAAACCCCAATTTCGTTGTTAGCAGCCATGACTGAAACTAAAATAGTATCGTTACGGATGGCTTTTTCTAAATTATCAAGATTAATAGTTCCATCTTTTTCTACGGGAAGAAAAGTAATATCAAAGCCCAAAGTTTTCAAATAATTACAGGGATCTATAATTGCGCTATGTTCTGTTGCAATAGTAATAATATGTTGACCTTGGGAAAAATAAGTTTCTGCAACGCCTTTAATAGCTAAATTGTTCGCTTCTGTGGCACCGCTAGTAAAAATAATTTCTTCTGGAGAAGCATTAATAGCTGCTGCAATTGTTTCTCGCGCCTTTTTTACGGCAGCTTCTGCTTCCCAACCGTAAATATGACTGGTACTTGAAGCATTACCAAAGTGTTCGGTGAAGTAAGGTAGCATGGCATTTACTACATTTTCATCGACTGGTGTTGTAGAGTGGCAATCGAGGTAGATGGGACGTTGAGGCATGGTTACTTACTTGTAGCAGCTTACAAAATTCTTGTTCGCGATATATTTGCAACAGAACGTTCGCGCTAGATATATAGGGATATTGCGCGAACGTTATTAGTTAAATATGAATTTCTCAAGAAAAATGATACGAGCTAAAAAGCGGCAAGCGATACAGCGATAGTTAATGCACAAATAAACCCGATCGTTAAAAAAGCAATAGTGAAATAAGGAGCGCGATTGATACTATCTAAATACTCATTTCTTTTTCTGTCTTCTTCTGTTAAATTTCCATAAGACATTTGTCCCATGATTCTTCCTCCTTTGCTTAACTCTTAAAAAAG comes from Rivularia sp. PCC 7116 and encodes:
- a CDS encoding methanogen output domain 1-containing protein; amino-acid sequence: MTQSPINDTSNQNLNVRLERDVFLRTLVRELSGTLENVVGLEEASGFISVVGQTMGREIDEEYKSALQVNSLSRKQVAKVLVDLKKRIQGDFYILEESDEKIVFGNRVCPFAEKVINRPSMCMMTSNVFGSIAAENLGYAKVELQETIARGDSGCRVVVYLELTEESEDAQGREYFK
- a CDS encoding ATP-binding protein, which translates into the protein MNPEEFLTIARVLPEPLLLINTQGDILSTNHALAKILNYKRSELRNKLLTDLTLESSDEIIRYLQACSKSRQMIVTSLNFCINNGETLSCRCEGAVIQPSSSSHPAIILLRLENLASANNQFTTLNDKIQKLIAEVRKRKQVETTLRKSELDLRKKAENLEETLKKLKLTQLKLIQSEKMSSLGQMVAGVAHEINNPVSFVYSNLVPACEYAQDLIKIIELYQQHYPEPVEEIQEEIEAVELDFLKEDFVKLLDSMQNGTERIKEIVLSLRNFSRLDESEFKQVDIHEGIDSTLLILQNRFKSKPEHPEIAIIKQYSSLPKVDCYAGQLNQVFMNILVNAIDALEDKINKIENINKTFNPQIKVSTELFDNQNIVIRIANNGSGIPPNVQSKLFDPFFTTKKVGKGTGLGLSISYKIIVDKHHGKLSCESSDEGTEFIIEIPINQK
- a CDS encoding methanogen output domain 1-containing protein, with product MTKSLVTETSMSSLDVSLESNLFLRTLFRELSGTLQKVVGLEEASGLISVVGKSMGREIDRKYKSALQVYNLSREQVAEVLVDLKNRIQGDFYIIEQTDEKIVFGNRVCPFGDNIKNRPSMCMMTSNLFGSIAAENLGYAKVELQETIAKGNPGCRVVVYLRLTKEAENAPGREYFK
- a CDS encoding cysteine desulfurase family protein — encoded protein: MPQRPIYLDCHSTTPVDENVVNAMLPYFTEHFGNASSTSHIYGWEAEAAVKKARETIAAAINASPEEIIFTSGATEANNLAIKGVAETYFSQGQHIITIATEHSAIIDPCNYLKTLGFDITFLPVEKDGTINLDNLEKAIRNDTILVSVMAANNEIGVLQPLAEIGAICRDRSKGESNIIFHSDSAQAIGKIPLDVQAMNIDLMSLTAHKVYGPKGIGALYVRRRKPRVVLAPQQHGGGQERGIRSGTLYTPQIVGFGKAVEIALKNQVKENKFIAQLRQNLWEQISQLEGVYLNGHPTQRLAGNLNLSIEGVDGSALLLGLQPIMAVSSGSACSSTNTAPSHVLTALGHSEKLAYASVRFGIGRFNTEEEINRVAEHFISTVKSLRKQAVMI